The proteins below are encoded in one region of Brevundimonas fontaquae:
- a CDS encoding thiamine pyrophosphate-dependent enzyme — MNDKMNKKNSQPLSLRVPEPSGRPGDTPDFSHLQMDPAGVVERPEVGSTPYQMRDLAFRLIRVLDDEGAAVGPWNPRLDPETMRRGLKAMILTRAFDDRMHRAHRQGKTSFYMKCTGEEAIAVAQGMILSREDMGFPTYRQQGLLIARGYPLVAMMNQIYSNAEDPIKGRQLPIMYSAKDYGFFTISGNLGTQVPQAVGWAMASAYKGDDKIAISWIGDGATAEGDFHNALTFASVYRAPVILNVVNNQWAISSFQGIAGGLETTFASKAIGYGLPALRVDGNDFLAVWAATQWAEERARSNQGATVIELFTYRGAPHSTSDDPSRYRPGDEHEKWPLGDPIERLRQHLTVIGEWDDERHAAALKDAVEKVRAAGKESEAIGTLGQSRPSVKTMFEEVYATEDWRLIEQRREVGV; from the coding sequence ATGAACGACAAAATGAACAAAAAGAACAGCCAGCCCCTGTCCTTGCGCGTGCCGGAGCCGTCCGGCCGTCCCGGCGATACGCCGGACTTCAGCCATCTGCAGATGGACCCTGCCGGTGTCGTCGAACGGCCCGAGGTCGGATCGACGCCCTATCAGATGCGCGATCTCGCCTTCCGCCTGATTCGGGTGCTGGACGATGAGGGCGCCGCGGTCGGTCCTTGGAACCCGCGCCTGGATCCCGAGACGATGCGCCGGGGCCTGAAGGCCATGATCCTGACGCGCGCCTTCGACGACCGGATGCACCGCGCCCACCGCCAGGGCAAGACCAGCTTCTATATGAAGTGCACCGGCGAAGAGGCCATCGCGGTCGCGCAGGGCATGATCCTGAGCCGCGAGGACATGGGCTTCCCCACCTATCGCCAGCAGGGGCTTCTGATCGCGCGCGGTTATCCGCTGGTCGCGATGATGAACCAGATCTATTCGAACGCCGAAGATCCGATCAAAGGCCGCCAACTGCCGATCATGTACTCGGCCAAGGACTATGGCTTCTTCACCATCTCGGGGAATCTCGGCACTCAGGTGCCGCAGGCCGTCGGTTGGGCCATGGCAAGCGCCTACAAGGGCGACGACAAGATCGCCATCAGCTGGATCGGCGACGGGGCCACGGCCGAGGGCGACTTCCACAACGCCCTGACCTTCGCCTCCGTCTATCGCGCTCCGGTCATCCTGAACGTCGTCAACAACCAGTGGGCCATCAGCTCCTTCCAGGGCATCGCCGGCGGTCTTGAGACGACCTTCGCCTCCAAGGCCATCGGCTATGGCCTGCCGGCCCTGCGAGTGGACGGCAACGACTTCCTGGCGGTCTGGGCGGCGACCCAGTGGGCCGAGGAACGGGCGCGGTCGAACCAGGGGGCGACGGTGATCGAGCTGTTCACCTATCGCGGCGCCCCGCACTCGACCTCCGACGACCCCAGCCGCTATCGCCCCGGCGACGAGCATGAGAAATGGCCGCTGGGCGATCCGATCGAACGTCTGCGCCAGCATCTGACCGTCATCGGCGAATGGGACGACGAGCGTCACGCCGCCGCGCTGAAGGACGCCGTCGAGAAGGTCCGCGCCGCCGGCAAGGAATCCGAAGCCATCGGCACCCTGGGCCAGTCGCGCCCCAGCGTGAAGACGATGTTCGAAGAGGTCTATGCGACCGAAGACTGGCGCCTGATCGAACAGCGCCGCGAGGTGGGGGTCTGA
- a CDS encoding 2-oxo acid dehydrogenase subunit E2: MGRFVFKLPDVGEGTAEAELVGWHVKVGDTVAEDQIVADVMTDKATVEITAPVSGRVLALHGEPGAMVPVRGPLVEFEVEGAGNADDAPTPVAPAAAQPDPAPVIAEAPKVETTAAPAVEAPTSGNYVFKLPDVGEGTAEAELVGWHVKVGDAVEEDQIIADIMTDKATVEITSPVAGTVVVLYGEAGKSVPVGGPLVAFDVEGRGNVSTPVAAPKPASKPTENATTASAAISTTGSATTATAPSKPVPALTGRAPGERPSASPAVRNRARDLGVDLTFVPGSGPAGRITHEDLDGFIARGGSQPASAPSGGGSTYAKAQGTTEVKIIGLRRKIAEKMAESVRRIPHITYVEEIDMTAVEELRAHLNATKSKDQPKLNVLPFIARAIVVALRDQPQINATYDDEAGVLTQHAPVHLGIAAQTPNGLMVPVVRHAEARDPYDTALEIARVSGAAKDGSAKREELSGSTITITSLGTLGGVVHTPIINHPEVAIVGPNKIAERVMVKDGQMVVRKMMNLSSSFDHRIVDGHDAAVFVQRIKGLLENPATLWMG, encoded by the coding sequence ATGGGTCGTTTCGTCTTCAAACTGCCCGACGTGGGCGAAGGCACCGCCGAGGCCGAACTGGTCGGATGGCACGTCAAGGTCGGCGACACGGTCGCCGAGGACCAGATCGTCGCCGACGTCATGACCGACAAGGCCACGGTCGAGATCACCGCCCCGGTCAGCGGCAGGGTCCTCGCCCTGCACGGCGAACCCGGCGCCATGGTGCCGGTGCGCGGCCCCCTGGTGGAGTTCGAGGTCGAGGGGGCGGGCAATGCCGATGACGCCCCGACGCCCGTCGCCCCCGCCGCCGCACAGCCGGACCCCGCGCCCGTGATCGCCGAGGCGCCGAAGGTCGAAACGACGGCAGCCCCCGCTGTCGAGGCGCCGACATCCGGCAATTACGTCTTCAAACTGCCCGACGTCGGCGAAGGCACGGCCGAGGCCGAGCTGGTCGGCTGGCACGTCAAGGTCGGGGATGCGGTCGAGGAAGACCAGATCATCGCCGACATCATGACCGACAAGGCCACGGTCGAGATCACCTCGCCGGTCGCCGGAACCGTCGTCGTCCTGTACGGCGAGGCGGGTAAGTCGGTGCCGGTCGGCGGGCCGTTGGTCGCGTTCGATGTCGAGGGTCGGGGCAATGTATCGACGCCCGTCGCGGCGCCGAAACCGGCCTCCAAGCCGACCGAGAATGCGACGACGGCTTCCGCCGCGATTTCAACGACTGGAAGCGCGACTACAGCGACCGCGCCCTCCAAGCCCGTTCCCGCCCTGACCGGCCGCGCGCCCGGCGAACGCCCCTCGGCGTCGCCGGCCGTGCGCAATCGTGCGCGGGATCTGGGCGTCGATCTGACCTTCGTGCCCGGTTCCGGCCCGGCGGGTCGGATCACGCACGAGGATCTGGACGGCTTCATCGCGCGCGGCGGTTCGCAACCCGCGTCGGCGCCGTCCGGCGGCGGCTCGACCTATGCGAAGGCGCAAGGGACGACCGAGGTCAAGATCATCGGCCTGCGCCGCAAGATTGCGGAGAAGATGGCCGAGAGCGTGCGCCGCATTCCCCACATCACCTATGTCGAGGAAATCGACATGACCGCGGTGGAGGAGCTGCGCGCCCACCTGAACGCGACGAAGTCCAAGGATCAGCCCAAGCTGAACGTCCTGCCCTTCATCGCCCGCGCCATCGTGGTCGCCCTGCGCGACCAGCCCCAGATCAACGCCACCTATGACGACGAAGCCGGCGTCCTGACCCAGCACGCCCCGGTCCATCTGGGCATCGCCGCCCAGACCCCGAACGGCCTGATGGTGCCGGTGGTCCGCCATGCCGAGGCGCGCGACCCTTACGATACGGCGCTGGAGATCGCGCGTGTGTCGGGCGCGGCCAAGGACGGTTCGGCCAAGCGCGAAGAGCTGTCGGGTTCGACCATCACCATCACCTCGCTGGGCACGCTGGGCGGGGTGGTCCATACCCCGATCATCAACCACCCCGAGGTCGCCATCGTCGGTCCCAACAAGATCGCCGAACGGGTCATGGTCAAGGACGGCCAGATGGTCGTGCGCAAGATGATGAACCTGTCGTCCAGCTTCGATCACCGCATTGTCGATGGGCATGATGCGGCGGTGTTCGTGCAGCGGATCAAGGGACTGTTGGAAAACCCGGCGACGCTGTGGATGGGGTGA
- a CDS encoding RsmB/NOP family class I SAM-dependent RNA methyltransferase encodes MSTEGRGGQSSQARGRRMATKGRPRPASAEADQGPSQDDIGVEARVVAGILLNAALEKRNGLDEALSQPAARALEPVDRAFARAVAMAALRRLGEIDQILDRRLKKSPPEAVRTLMRVALAQTLVLETPAFAAVSTAVKLAERDPKTRPYKNLVNAVLRGVGREGPGLTTAESNLPDWIAARWKATYGEAALAGLALAAREEPATDLSLKPGVDPAAVAAAVDGEVLTGGTVRTGRRGDVAGWPGFEDGDWWVQDAAAAVPGRLLNVKPSETALDMCAAPGGKTLQLAAAGATVVALDRSAPRLKRLTQNLERTGLTAEVVAVPAEDWEDARTFDAVLLDAPCTATGTFRRNPEVLRATKPAEVAKLADVQHRLLDAAAERVKPGGRLVYCTCSLEREEGETQIIAFLRRNPAFRTVAADPAAVGAPPEALTPEGWLRILPSMWAGHGGLDGFFAARLERVS; translated from the coding sequence ATGAGCACGGAGGGACGGGGCGGGCAGAGCTCGCAGGCGCGCGGCCGTCGCATGGCCACCAAGGGCCGCCCGCGCCCGGCCTCGGCCGAGGCCGATCAAGGTCCGTCGCAGGACGACATCGGCGTGGAGGCCCGCGTCGTCGCCGGCATCCTGCTGAACGCCGCGCTGGAGAAGCGCAACGGGCTGGACGAAGCCCTGTCTCAGCCCGCCGCACGCGCGCTGGAGCCGGTGGACCGCGCCTTCGCCCGCGCCGTGGCCATGGCGGCCCTGCGTCGCCTTGGTGAGATCGACCAGATTCTGGATCGCCGCCTGAAGAAGTCTCCGCCCGAGGCCGTGCGCACCCTGATGCGCGTCGCCCTGGCCCAGACTCTGGTGCTGGAAACGCCCGCTTTCGCCGCCGTCTCGACGGCGGTGAAACTGGCCGAGCGCGATCCCAAGACCCGACCCTACAAGAATCTGGTCAATGCGGTGCTGCGCGGGGTTGGGCGCGAAGGTCCCGGCCTGACGACGGCCGAAAGCAATCTGCCGGACTGGATCGCGGCCCGCTGGAAGGCGACCTATGGCGAGGCCGCCCTAGCGGGTCTGGCCTTGGCCGCGCGCGAAGAACCCGCGACCGATCTCAGCCTGAAGCCGGGCGTGGATCCCGCCGCCGTGGCTGCCGCTGTCGATGGCGAGGTGCTGACCGGCGGTACGGTCCGCACCGGCCGTCGCGGCGATGTGGCCGGATGGCCCGGTTTCGAGGATGGCGACTGGTGGGTGCAGGACGCGGCCGCCGCCGTGCCCGGCCGGCTGCTGAATGTGAAGCCCAGCGAGACGGCGCTCGACATGTGCGCCGCGCCTGGAGGCAAGACGCTGCAACTGGCGGCGGCCGGCGCCACGGTCGTCGCGCTCGACCGTTCGGCCCCGCGTCTGAAACGCCTGACGCAGAATCTTGAGCGGACCGGCCTGACCGCCGAGGTGGTCGCCGTTCCGGCCGAGGACTGGGAGGACGCCCGCACCTTCGACGCCGTCCTGCTGGACGCGCCCTGCACCGCGACGGGCACCTTCCGCCGCAACCCCGAAGTCCTGCGCGCCACCAAACCGGCAGAGGTCGCCAAATTGGCGGACGTCCAGCACCGCCTGCTCGACGCCGCCGCCGAGCGCGTGAAGCCGGGCGGCCGTCTGGTCTATTGCACCTGCTCGCTGGAGCGCGAGGAGGGCGAGACCCAGATCATCGCCTTCCTGCGCCGCAACCCCGCCTTCCGCACCGTCGCCGCCGATCCGGCCGCCGTCGGCGCTCCGCCGGAGGCGCTGACGCCCGAAGGCTGGCTGCGCATCCTGCCCTCCATGTGGGCCGGACACGGCGGACTGGACGGCTTCTTCGCGGCCAGGCTGGAACGGGTGTCCTGA
- the lpdA gene encoding dihydrolipoyl dehydrogenase: MTQTLKTKVLIIGAGTGGYVAGIRCGQLGLDTVLVDGGDGLGGTCLNVGCIPSKAIIHAAGKFETVAKAAGGGTLGITAAAAAIDLSQTVAWKDGIVRKLNAGVAALLKKAKVKVIKGWAEFADAKTCVVKTDEGDIRITAEHVILATGSEPVELPFLPFGGDVISSTEALSLSEVPKKLVVVGGGYIGLELGIAYRKLGAEVAIVEMADRILPLYDKALTDPVAKWLEKHGVELHLGARAGGFGDGKLSITTKDGEPLQLDADKVLVTVGRRPRTQGWGLENMGVAMAGPFVKIDQRCATSMKNVWAVGDLTGEPMLAHKGSAQGEVVAEIIAGHDRIFDPVTIAAVCFTEPEIVSAGLGPNEVAGRDDVIQSVFPFAAIGRALAIEAGEDGGFVRVIANKGDHRILGIQAVGQHVSELSNSFAQMLEMGAVLEDVAWTIHVHPTLGEAFHEASLRALGHAIHI; this comes from the coding sequence TTGACCCAGACCCTGAAAACCAAAGTCCTGATCATCGGGGCGGGCACCGGCGGCTATGTCGCCGGCATTCGCTGCGGCCAGCTGGGCCTCGACACCGTGCTAGTGGACGGCGGCGACGGGCTGGGCGGCACCTGCCTGAACGTCGGCTGTATTCCGTCCAAGGCCATCATCCATGCTGCGGGCAAGTTCGAGACGGTGGCCAAGGCGGCCGGCGGCGGGACACTGGGCATCACGGCGGCGGCGGCGGCCATCGACCTGTCGCAAACGGTCGCATGGAAGGACGGCATCGTCCGTAAGCTGAACGCCGGGGTCGCGGCCCTGCTGAAGAAGGCCAAGGTCAAGGTCATCAAGGGCTGGGCCGAGTTCGCCGACGCCAAGACCTGCGTGGTCAAGACCGACGAAGGCGACATCCGTATCACCGCCGAACATGTCATCCTGGCGACGGGGTCCGAGCCGGTCGAACTGCCCTTCCTGCCGTTCGGCGGCGACGTCATCTCCTCGACCGAGGCGCTGAGCCTGTCGGAGGTCCCCAAGAAGCTGGTCGTCGTGGGGGGCGGCTATATCGGCCTGGAACTGGGCATCGCCTATCGCAAGCTGGGCGCCGAGGTGGCCATCGTCGAAATGGCCGACCGCATCCTGCCGCTCTACGACAAGGCCCTGACCGATCCGGTCGCCAAATGGCTGGAGAAGCACGGGGTCGAGCTGCATCTGGGCGCACGCGCCGGGGGCTTCGGCGACGGTAAGCTGTCGATCACGACGAAGGACGGCGAGCCGCTGCAGCTGGACGCCGACAAGGTGCTGGTCACGGTCGGCCGGCGTCCGCGCACTCAAGGCTGGGGTCTGGAAAACATGGGCGTGGCCATGGCCGGGCCGTTCGTGAAGATCGACCAGCGCTGCGCCACCAGCATGAAGAACGTCTGGGCGGTCGGCGATCTGACCGGCGAACCCATGCTGGCCCACAAGGGCTCGGCCCAGGGCGAGGTGGTCGCCGAAATCATCGCCGGCCACGACCGCATCTTCGATCCCGTCACCATCGCCGCCGTCTGTTTCACCGAGCCGGAAATCGTTTCGGCCGGTCTGGGCCCGAACGAGGTCGCGGGCCGCGACGATGTGATCCAGTCGGTCTTCCCCTTCGCCGCGATCGGCCGCGCCCTGGCCATCGAGGCGGGCGAGGACGGCGGGTTCGTGCGGGTGATCGCAAACAAGGGCGATCATCGCATCCTCGGTATCCAGGCGGTGGGCCAGCACGTGTCGGAACTGTCCAACAGCTTCGCCCAGATGCTGGAGATGGGCGCAGTGCTGGAAGACGTCGCCTGGACGATCCACGTCCACCCGACGCTGGGCGAAGCCTTCCACGAAGCCAGCCTGCGCGCCCTCGGGCACGCCATCCACATCTGA
- a CDS encoding SDR family NAD(P)-dependent oxidoreductase, translated as MNRTVLITGASAGIGAALARTYAAENWNVILTARRQAPLQALADELTAAHGVIGTVIPEDLSDPAAPERLVATIAARGLIVDGLVNNAGFSRVTGFLDTDQSAHRAMIQVMLTAPVELSRLLLPGMIQRGFGRVLNVASLAGQMPATGGDTLYGPIKSFLIKASQGLHLETQGTGVHVTVLNPGYTVTEFHDVNGSREQVSSAYPAWMWMDAARVARIGHDACEANRPSVTPGVMNNVMAGLARFLPDGLALRMVANHAKRLDRI; from the coding sequence GTGAATCGAACCGTCCTGATCACCGGCGCCTCGGCCGGCATCGGCGCGGCCCTGGCCCGGACCTATGCGGCCGAGAACTGGAATGTGATCCTGACAGCGCGTCGCCAAGCCCCGCTGCAGGCTCTGGCCGACGAACTGACCGCCGCCCACGGCGTGATCGGGACCGTAATCCCCGAAGACCTGTCCGACCCTGCGGCGCCCGAGCGGCTGGTCGCGACCATCGCGGCCCGCGGCCTGATCGTCGACGGTCTGGTCAACAATGCGGGATTTAGCCGGGTCACCGGCTTTCTGGACACCGACCAGAGCGCGCACCGCGCCATGATCCAGGTCATGCTGACCGCGCCGGTCGAGCTGTCGCGGCTGTTGCTGCCCGGCATGATCCAGCGCGGCTTCGGCCGGGTGCTGAACGTCGCCTCGCTGGCCGGCCAGATGCCCGCGACGGGCGGCGACACCCTTTATGGGCCGATCAAGAGCTTTCTGATCAAGGCGTCGCAGGGCTTGCATCTGGAGACGCAGGGAACCGGCGTTCACGTGACGGTGCTGAACCCCGGCTACACCGTGACCGAATTCCACGACGTCAACGGCTCGCGCGAGCAGGTCTCCAGCGCCTATCCGGCATGGATGTGGATGGACGCCGCGCGCGTGGCGCGCATCGGCCATGACGCCTGCGAGGCCAACCGTCCCAGCGTCACCCCCGGCGTCATGAACAACGTCATGGCCGGACTGGCCCGCTTCCTGCCCGATGGCCTGGCGCTCCGCATGGTGGCGAACCATGCGAAGCGGCTGGACCGGATCTGA
- a CDS encoding alpha-ketoacid dehydrogenase subunit beta has protein sequence MSEQTTFTDADRNDGVEPDMVDQNAAPASEATGAGVVSMNMIQALNSAIDVKMAEDANVLSFGEDAGYFGGVFRVTDKLQQKHGLTRSFDAPISECGIVAAAIGMGAYGLRPVVEIQFADYIYPAYDQIVSEAAKMRYRSGGQFTSPITVRSPYGGGIFGGQTHSQSPESLFTHIAGLKVVIPSNPYDAKGLLTAAIEDDDPVVFFEPKRLYNGPFDGWHEKPVSPWKAQDLAQVPTGKYVEPIGKARVMREGNDVTILAYGTMVWVALAGAEHAGVDAEVIDLRSLVPLDIEAIEASVKKTGRCVIVHEAPKTSGFGGELSALVQERCFYSLEAPIARVTGWDTPYPHAFEWEYFPGPQRVADALKSVMTGGR, from the coding sequence ATGAGCGAGCAAACCACCTTCACAGACGCCGATCGCAACGACGGCGTCGAGCCCGACATGGTCGACCAGAACGCCGCCCCCGCCTCGGAAGCGACGGGCGCGGGCGTGGTCTCCATGAACATGATCCAGGCGCTGAACTCGGCCATCGACGTCAAGATGGCCGAAGACGCCAACGTCCTGTCGTTCGGCGAGGACGCCGGCTATTTCGGCGGCGTCTTCCGCGTCACCGACAAGCTGCAGCAGAAGCACGGCCTGACCCGCAGCTTCGACGCCCCGATTTCGGAATGCGGCATCGTCGCCGCCGCGATCGGCATGGGCGCTTATGGTCTGCGTCCCGTCGTGGAGATCCAGTTCGCCGACTACATCTATCCGGCCTACGATCAGATCGTCTCGGAAGCGGCCAAGATGCGCTACCGCTCGGGCGGTCAGTTCACGTCGCCGATCACGGTGCGCAGTCCCTATGGCGGCGGCATCTTCGGCGGCCAGACCCACAGCCAGTCGCCCGAAAGCCTGTTCACCCATATCGCGGGCCTGAAGGTCGTCATTCCATCTAACCCCTATGACGCCAAGGGCCTGCTGACCGCCGCCATCGAGGATGACGATCCGGTCGTCTTCTTCGAGCCGAAACGCCTCTACAACGGCCCGTTCGACGGCTGGCACGAGAAGCCGGTCAGCCCGTGGAAGGCCCAGGATCTGGCCCAGGTCCCGACCGGCAAATATGTCGAGCCGATCGGCAAGGCGCGCGTGATGCGCGAAGGAAACGACGTCACGATTCTGGCCTATGGCACCATGGTCTGGGTCGCCCTGGCGGGTGCCGAGCACGCGGGCGTGGACGCCGAGGTCATCGACCTGCGCTCGCTCGTGCCGCTGGACATCGAAGCCATCGAGGCCTCGGTGAAGAAGACCGGCCGCTGCGTTATCGTGCATGAGGCGCCCAAGACCTCGGGCTTCGGCGGCGAGCTGTCGGCTCTTGTTCAGGAGCGCTGCTTCTATTCGTTGGAGGCGCCGATCGCGCGCGTCACCGGCTGGGACACGCCCTATCCGCACGCTTTCGAATGGGAGTATTTCCCCGGGCCGCAAAGGGTCGCAGACGCCTTGAAGAGCGTCATGACGGGAGGTCGATAA
- a CDS encoding potassium transporter Kup yields MAGDTPHDASAPSPASNTPDKPTHATGPDSHIPGGQAVKHGGFWALTIGAIGVVFGDIGTSPLYALREAIDHARTGVGGDLAVIGVVSLAFWALMVVVTFKYVFFLMRADNKGEGGTLSLMALAQFAVGRRSAWIFILGVCGAALFYGDGIITPAISVLSAVEGLQDAPGLAGRLDSFIVPISAGILIALFLVQSRGTASLAKYFGPITAIWFLSLGALGLYHIFDDVSVLRALSPHYGIQLLFNDGFLGFVILGSVFLAVTGAEALYADMGHFGKAPIRMGWLAFVLPCLTLNYLGQGALILDNPAASENPFWNMVPQFAYWPMLILATAATVIASQAVITGAFSVTQQAVQLGLLPRIDIKNTSETQAGQIFVPAVNTFLMIGVLVLLVVFQSSHNLTAAYGVAVTGTMLVNTLMAYSVIRKGWKWPMWAVAGTLIPFAFIDSVFLTSNLLKIPDGAWMPLVLGALLVVVMWTWVRGTQILTTKTRKDSLPLNDLIEMLQARPPHRAPGMAIFLTSDPDVAPVALMHNLKHNKVLHEKNVILTVRTSERPRVKEADRVRMEPINDDFKKVTVTYGFMETPNVPRALGLCRKQGLKFDIMSTSFFLGRRSLIPSARQGMPLWQDKLFIFLMRNAANPTDFFHIPPGRVVELGAQVAV; encoded by the coding sequence ATGGCCGGGGACACTCCCCACGACGCGAGCGCTCCCTCGCCCGCGTCGAACACGCCGGACAAGCCCACCCACGCCACGGGTCCGGACTCCCACATCCCGGGCGGCCAGGCCGTCAAGCATGGCGGCTTCTGGGCCCTGACCATTGGCGCGATCGGCGTGGTGTTCGGCGACATCGGCACCAGCCCGCTCTACGCGCTGCGTGAGGCGATCGACCATGCACGCACTGGCGTCGGCGGCGACCTGGCCGTTATCGGCGTCGTGTCGCTAGCGTTTTGGGCGCTGATGGTGGTGGTGACGTTCAAATACGTCTTCTTCCTGATGCGCGCCGACAATAAGGGCGAGGGCGGTACCCTGTCGCTGATGGCGCTGGCCCAGTTCGCGGTCGGTCGGCGTAGCGCCTGGATCTTCATCCTCGGCGTTTGCGGCGCGGCCCTGTTCTATGGCGACGGCATCATCACGCCCGCCATCTCGGTCCTGTCCGCCGTCGAAGGGCTGCAGGACGCGCCGGGTCTGGCTGGGCGGCTGGATTCCTTCATCGTGCCGATCTCGGCCGGCATCCTGATCGCCCTTTTCCTGGTCCAGTCGCGCGGCACGGCCAGCCTGGCTAAGTATTTCGGCCCGATCACCGCCATCTGGTTCCTGAGCCTGGGGGCGCTCGGCCTGTATCATATCTTCGACGACGTCAGCGTGCTGCGGGCCCTGTCGCCCCACTACGGAATCCAACTGCTGTTCAACGACGGCTTCCTGGGCTTCGTGATCCTGGGCAGCGTCTTCCTGGCCGTCACGGGGGCCGAGGCCCTGTATGCCGACATGGGCCATTTCGGAAAGGCGCCGATCCGCATGGGCTGGCTGGCCTTCGTCCTGCCGTGCCTGACGCTAAACTACCTGGGCCAAGGAGCCCTAATCCTGGACAATCCGGCCGCGTCCGAGAACCCGTTCTGGAACATGGTGCCGCAGTTCGCCTATTGGCCGATGCTGATCCTGGCGACCGCCGCGACCGTCATCGCCTCACAGGCGGTGATCACCGGCGCCTTCTCGGTGACGCAGCAGGCGGTGCAGCTGGGCCTTCTGCCGCGCATCGACATCAAGAACACGTCCGAAACCCAGGCCGGTCAGATCTTCGTGCCGGCGGTCAACACCTTCCTGATGATCGGGGTGCTGGTGCTGCTGGTCGTGTTCCAGAGCTCGCATAACCTGACCGCCGCCTATGGCGTGGCGGTGACGGGCACCATGCTGGTCAATACGCTGATGGCCTATTCGGTCATTCGCAAGGGCTGGAAGTGGCCGATGTGGGCGGTGGCGGGGACCCTTATTCCGTTCGCCTTCATCGACAGCGTCTTCCTGACCTCCAACCTGCTGAAGATTCCGGACGGGGCGTGGATGCCGCTGGTGCTGGGCGCCCTGTTGGTCGTCGTGATGTGGACCTGGGTGCGGGGGACGCAGATTCTGACGACCAAGACGCGCAAGGACAGCCTGCCGCTGAACGATCTGATCGAGATGCTTCAGGCCCGTCCGCCGCACCGTGCGCCGGGCATGGCCATCTTCCTGACCTCGGATCCCGATGTCGCCCCGGTCGCCCTGATGCACAATCTCAAGCACAACAAGGTGCTGCACGAGAAGAACGTCATCCTGACCGTGCGCACCTCCGAGCGCCCGCGCGTCAAGGAGGCCGACCGGGTGCGGATGGAGCCGATCAACGACGACTTCAAGAAGGTCACGGTCACCTACGGCTTCATGGAGACGCCGAACGTGCCGCGCGCGTTGGGCCTGTGCCGCAAACAGGGGCTGAAGTTCGACATCATGTCGACCAGTTTCTTCCTGGGCCGACGTTCTCTGATCCCGTCGGCGCGTCAGGGCATGCCGCTGTGGCAGGACAAGCTGTTCATCTTCCTGATGCGCAACGCCGCCAATCCGACGGACTTCTTCCACATCCCGCCCGGCCGCGTGGTCGAACTGGGTGCGCAGGTGGCGGTATGA
- a CDS encoding Rrf2 family transcriptional regulator, protein MSDSQRFPVAAHALAYMAHKGAFGPAQAMPSGVLASSIPTNPVVVRRVTALLAKAGLIATRPGATGGSWLLRQPEDIRLDQVLKAVNGCAHIGSPPAGAKGCPISEHIPRQVAKALTAADEAATEALSKITIADLLAENPIALAAYAPHKSCPVAA, encoded by the coding sequence ATGTCAGACAGCCAACGCTTCCCCGTCGCCGCCCACGCCCTGGCCTATATGGCCCACAAGGGCGCGTTTGGGCCTGCGCAGGCGATGCCCAGCGGCGTGCTGGCGTCCTCGATCCCGACCAATCCGGTCGTAGTTCGCCGCGTGACCGCCCTTTTGGCCAAGGCCGGGCTGATCGCCACTCGTCCGGGGGCGACTGGCGGGTCCTGGCTGTTGCGGCAGCCCGAGGACATCCGGCTGGATCAGGTGCTGAAGGCCGTCAACGGTTGCGCCCACATCGGTTCGCCCCCGGCCGGCGCCAAGGGTTGCCCGATCAGCGAACATATCCCGCGCCAGGTCGCCAAGGCCCTGACCGCCGCCGACGAGGCCGCGACCGAAGCCCTGTCCAAGATCACCATCGCCGATCTTCTGGCCGAAAACCCGATCGCGCTGGCGGCCTATGCGCCGCATAAGTCCTGCCCCGTCGCGGCCTGA
- the rpe gene encoding ribulose-phosphate 3-epimerase, with amino-acid sequence MAVTPLICPSILASDFARLGEEVRALEAAGADWIHVDVMDGHFVPNITLGPDIVKAIRPHTTLPFDVHLMVAPVDPWLEAFREAGADVLTVHPESGPHLHRTLGRIRQLGAKAGIVFNPATPLSILEEVVDLVDLVLIMSVNPGFGGQKFIDSSLKKIAGARAILDRAGSSAHLQVDGGVTSANAAACVAAGADALVAGSFVLKGDYAANIAALKAAPAGPSLS; translated from the coding sequence ATGGCCGTTACCCCTCTGATCTGCCCGTCGATCCTCGCCAGCGATTTTGCGCGGCTGGGTGAAGAAGTCCGCGCGCTTGAGGCGGCGGGCGCCGACTGGATCCACGTCGACGTGATGGACGGGCATTTCGTGCCAAACATCACGCTTGGCCCCGACATCGTGAAGGCGATCCGACCGCACACGACCCTGCCGTTCGACGTGCACCTGATGGTCGCGCCGGTGGATCCGTGGCTGGAGGCGTTCCGCGAGGCGGGCGCCGACGTCCTGACCGTTCACCCTGAAAGCGGTCCGCACCTGCACCGCACCCTGGGTCGCATTCGTCAGTTGGGCGCCAAGGCTGGCATCGTGTTCAATCCGGCGACGCCGCTGTCGATCCTGGAAGAGGTGGTCGATCTGGTCGATCTGGTGCTGATCATGTCGGTCAATCCGGGCTTTGGCGGTCAGAAGTTCATCGACAGTTCGCTGAAGAAGATCGCGGGCGCGCGGGCCATTCTCGACCGCGCCGGTTCGTCGGCTCACCTCCAGGTGGACGGCGGCGTGACCTCCGCCAACGCCGCAGCCTGCGTCGCCGCCGGCGCCGATGCGCTGGTCGCCGGCTCGTTCGTGCTCAAGGGCGATTACGCGGCCAATATCGCCGCCCTGAAAGCCGCGCCGGCTGGTCCGAGCCTCTCGTGA